The following coding sequences lie in one Haladaptatus sp. DJG-WS-42 genomic window:
- a CDS encoding NAD(P)-binding domain-containing protein — MEDSKTASTAARRPYLSQTPSSSMAGKRVGILGSGDVGQALGRGFAAHGYEVMLGTRSPDKLGEWVEAVDDAGSVGSFAEATAFGDIVVLALNGEGAENALAMAGPEPFAGKLVLDATNPLDFSAGMPPHLFTGAQDSLGERIQAKLSDAHVVKCFNTVTNAQMIDPVFEAEPPKMFICGNDEAAKAETDALLKELGWPGAFDVGDITAARYLEALVPLWVRVGSKLDTYMHAFTVVK; from the coding sequence ATTGAAGATTCGAAGACGGCTTCGACGGCTGCGAGGCGGCCTTATCTCTCACAGACACCTTCCTCTAGCATGGCAGGGAAACGAGTCGGGATACTCGGGAGTGGGGACGTTGGACAGGCGCTCGGCCGAGGGTTTGCGGCCCACGGCTACGAAGTCATGCTCGGCACGCGAAGCCCCGATAAACTGGGCGAATGGGTCGAAGCGGTAGACGATGCTGGCTCGGTCGGTTCCTTCGCAGAGGCGACTGCGTTTGGCGATATCGTCGTGCTCGCGCTGAACGGCGAAGGTGCAGAGAACGCCCTTGCGATGGCTGGTCCCGAGCCGTTCGCGGGCAAACTCGTCCTCGACGCGACGAACCCACTCGACTTCTCTGCAGGAATGCCACCCCACCTGTTCACAGGTGCACAGGACTCACTCGGCGAGCGGATTCAAGCAAAGCTCTCCGATGCGCACGTCGTCAAATGCTTCAACACGGTCACAAACGCCCAGATGATAGACCCGGTGTTCGAAGCCGAACCGCCGAAAATGTTCATCTGCGGGAACGACGAAGCGGCGAAAGCAGAGACCGACGCGTTACTCAAAGAACTCGGCTGGCCCGGCGCGTTCGACGTGGGCGACATCACCGCGGCGCGCTATCTCGAAGCGCTCGTTCCGCTTTGGGTGCGAGTCGGAAGCAAACTCGACACCTACATGCACGCCTTTACGGTCGTGAAGTAG